From the genome of Betaproteobacteria bacterium, one region includes:
- a CDS encoding glutathione S-transferase family protein: protein MKLYDAERSGNCHKIRLLLSLTGTPYERIAVDLAVGEQRTAAYRQLNPRGQVPVLDDGGTVIWDSTAILVYLARRLGREDLLPLDALGMAAVMQWLALAQNEILYGLARARAVLRFGRVADLAEAQAAGRAALAVLEERLAVHPWLALDRLTLADIACYPYAALAPEGDIGLEPYPAVSAWMERIAALPGHAPLPRPS from the coding sequence GTGAAACTGTACGATGCCGAACGCTCCGGCAACTGCCACAAGATCCGACTCCTGCTTTCGCTGACCGGCACCCCCTATGAGCGGATCGCCGTCGATCTGGCGGTGGGCGAGCAGCGGACGGCGGCCTACCGGCAGCTCAATCCGCGCGGTCAGGTGCCGGTGCTCGACGACGGCGGCACGGTGATCTGGGATTCCACTGCGATCCTCGTCTACCTGGCACGCCGCCTGGGCCGCGAGGATCTGCTGCCGCTCGACGCGCTCGGCATGGCGGCCGTCATGCAGTGGCTGGCGCTGGCGCAGAACGAAATTCTCTACGGCCTGGCGCGGGCCCGCGCGGTGCTGCGCTTCGGACGGGTTGCGGACCTCGCCGAAGCTCAGGCAGCCGGACGCGCGGCGCTGGCCGTGCTGGAAGAGCGTCTCGCGGTGCATCCCTGGCTCGCGCTCGACCGCCTCACGCTAGCCGACATCGCCTGCTATCCCTATGCGGCGCTCGCCCCGGAAGGGGACATCGGGCTGGAGCCGTACCCCGCGGTATCTGCCTGGATGGAGCGCATTGCCGCGCTGCCGGGCCATGCGCCGCTGCCGCGCCCGAGCTGA
- the ppa gene encoding inorganic diphosphatase, translating to MSLQNVPSGKDLPNDFNVIIEIPMRGDPVKYEVDKDSGAMFVDRFMATAMHYPCNYGYIPHTLSDDGDPVDVLVITPVPLISGSVIRCRPVGVLKMEDEAGDDSKLLAVPVEKLWPAFREIETPRDLPEMRLAQITHFFEHYKDLERGKWVKIKGWYGPEEAKKEILAGVEGYNNAKVKPAF from the coding sequence ATGAGCCTGCAAAACGTCCCTTCCGGCAAAGATCTGCCGAACGATTTCAACGTCATCATCGAGATTCCGATGCGCGGGGATCCGGTGAAGTACGAGGTGGACAAGGACAGCGGGGCGATGTTCGTGGATCGTTTCATGGCAACGGCGATGCACTATCCCTGCAATTACGGCTACATCCCGCACACCCTGTCGGACGACGGCGACCCGGTCGACGTGCTGGTGATCACGCCGGTGCCGCTCATCTCCGGTTCCGTCATCCGCTGTCGGCCGGTCGGGGTTCTCAAGATGGAGGACGAGGCAGGCGACGACTCGAAGCTCCTCGCCGTGCCGGTAGAAAAGCTGTGGCCGGCCTTCCGCGAGATCGAGACCCCGCGCGATCTGCCCGAAATGCGACTCGCCCAGATCACCCACTTCTTCGAGCACTACAAGGACCTGGAGCGCGGCAAGTGGGTGAAGATCAAGGGATGGTACGGTCCGGAGGAGGCGAAGAAGGAAATCCTGGCCGGCGTCGAAGGCTACAACAACGCCAAGGTCAAGCCGGCGTTCTGA
- a CDS encoding enoyl-CoA hydratase → MSSPAVAGDAAPLVLRQDEAGVTTLTLNRPAQFNALSRALIEALAAELAKLHGDESVRVVVLAGAGKAFCAGHDLKELKTFNDPVLAHPVFALCGEAMLSMMNLPQPVIARVHGVATAAGCQLVAACDLAVASSEARFATSGINVGLFCSTPGVALSRNVPRKKALEMLLTGDYFDAQAALACGLVNHVVAPDALDAAVHALAAKITAKPRQAIADGKRVFYEQIEMNAEGAYSLAADEITRTLFTAETQEGLDAFLQKRPPRWS, encoded by the coding sequence ATGAGTTCTCCCGCCGTAGCCGGCGACGCTGCACCCCTCGTTCTGCGGCAGGACGAAGCGGGCGTCACGACCCTGACCCTCAACCGGCCGGCGCAGTTCAACGCGCTGTCGCGCGCGCTCATCGAAGCGCTGGCGGCGGAGCTTGCGAAACTCCACGGCGACGAGTCGGTGCGCGTGGTGGTGCTCGCGGGCGCCGGCAAGGCTTTCTGCGCCGGTCACGATCTCAAGGAACTCAAGACCTTCAACGATCCGGTCCTGGCGCATCCCGTGTTTGCACTCTGCGGCGAGGCGATGCTCAGCATGATGAATCTGCCGCAGCCGGTGATCGCCCGCGTGCACGGCGTCGCGACTGCGGCCGGATGCCAGCTCGTCGCTGCCTGCGATCTCGCAGTCGCGTCGAGCGAGGCCCGCTTCGCCACCTCCGGCATCAACGTCGGCCTGTTCTGCAGCACGCCCGGCGTGGCGCTCTCACGCAACGTCCCGCGCAAGAAGGCGCTGGAAATGCTGCTCACGGGTGACTATTTCGACGCGCAGGCCGCCCTCGCCTGCGGTCTCGTCAACCATGTCGTGGCGCCCGACGCGCTCGACGCGGCAGTACACGCGCTCGCCGCGAAGATCACCGCCAAACCGCGGCAGGCCATCGCAGACGGCAAACGGGTGTTTTACGAGCAGATCGAGATGAACGCCGAGGGCGCGTATTCGCTGGCGGCCGACGAAATCACGCGCACCCTCTTCACCGCCGAGACCCAGGAAGGTCTCGACGCCTTCCTGCAGAAACGCCCGCCGCGCTGGTCCTGA